The following are encoded in a window of Haloarcula laminariae genomic DNA:
- the prs gene encoding ribose-phosphate diphosphokinase — protein sequence MIIPGAETQAFAAALSEAADEPLGRVEYEQFADGEHVVRVPEAVAGERAVVVASTVDSDAHVQVLQLQDAVREAGASEVVTVLPYMGYARQDQAFKPGEPVSSRAVARAVSTGTDRVITVNPHEPAVCDFFTVPTTHVDAASVLADPLPADLTDPLFLSPDEGAVELATTVRDEYGGGETDFFEKDRDYDSGDIEIRPSDAAVAGRDVVLVDDIIATGSTMSESVAVLRDRDAKRVFVTCVHPMLASNALTKLSSAGVEAVYGTDTLERAVSEVSAAPVVAGEL from the coding sequence ATGATTATCCCCGGCGCGGAGACACAGGCCTTTGCGGCGGCGCTGTCCGAGGCGGCCGACGAGCCGCTGGGACGGGTCGAGTACGAACAGTTCGCCGACGGGGAGCACGTCGTCCGCGTCCCCGAGGCCGTCGCGGGCGAGCGCGCGGTCGTCGTCGCCTCGACGGTCGATTCGGACGCCCACGTCCAGGTGCTCCAGCTCCAGGACGCGGTCCGCGAGGCCGGCGCCAGCGAGGTCGTCACCGTCCTGCCGTACATGGGCTATGCCCGCCAGGACCAGGCGTTCAAACCGGGCGAGCCGGTCTCCTCGCGGGCGGTGGCCCGCGCCGTCTCGACGGGGACCGACCGCGTGATTACGGTCAACCCACACGAGCCCGCTGTCTGTGATTTCTTCACCGTGCCGACGACCCACGTCGACGCCGCGTCGGTGCTGGCCGACCCCCTGCCGGCCGACCTCACGGACCCGCTCTTTCTCTCGCCCGACGAGGGCGCCGTCGAACTCGCCACGACCGTCCGCGACGAGTACGGCGGGGGCGAGACGGACTTCTTCGAGAAGGACCGCGACTACGACAGCGGCGACATCGAGATACGCCCGAGCGACGCCGCCGTCGCGGGGCGGGACGTGGTGCTGGTCGACGACATCATCGCGACCGGCTCGACCATGAGCGAGTCCGTCGCCGTCCTGCGCGACCGCGACGCCAAGCGCGTGTTCGTCACCTGCGTCCACCCGATGCTCGCGAGCAACGCCCTGACGAAGCTATCGAGCGCCGGCGTCGAAGCCGTCTACGGCACCGATACCTTGGAGCGGGCGGTCAGCGAGGTCAGCGCCGCGCCCGTGGTCGCAGGAGAACTCTAA